A genome region from Cystobacter fuscus DSM 2262 includes the following:
- the yjjX gene encoding inosine/xanthosine triphosphatase, which yields MSMRIAVGSTNPAKTEAVRAVCEQAFPGCTVVGVDVPSGVREQPIGTAETAEGARNRARAALGAVPGAQLGLGLEGGVDPDHSLINGVAVVAADGRENFTWGVRFPLPPAIAARALRGEELGPVMDEVSGRTGSKRGLGAVGILTNGLFTRTEMWRGPVACALIPFLHPEFYAPPPSRG from the coding sequence ATGTCCATGCGCATCGCGGTCGGCTCGACGAATCCCGCCAAGACCGAGGCCGTGAGGGCCGTGTGTGAACAGGCGTTCCCCGGCTGCACCGTGGTCGGGGTGGACGTGCCCAGCGGCGTGCGCGAGCAGCCCATCGGCACCGCGGAGACCGCGGAGGGCGCGCGCAACCGCGCCCGGGCGGCCCTCGGTGCCGTGCCCGGCGCGCAGCTCGGCCTGGGACTCGAGGGGGGCGTGGATCCCGACCACAGCCTCATCAATGGCGTGGCCGTGGTGGCAGCGGACGGCCGGGAGAACTTCACCTGGGGCGTGCGCTTCCCCCTCCCCCCGGCCATCGCCGCCCGCGCGCTGCGGGGCGAGGAGCTGGGCCCGGTGATGGACGAGGTGTCCGGGCGCACCGGCAGCAAGCGGGGCCTCGGCGCGGTGGGCATCCTCACCAACGGCCTCTTCACCCGCACCGAGATGTGGCGGGGCCCCGTGGCGTGCGCGCTGATTCCCTTCCTGCATCCGGAGTTCTACGCCCCACCCCCCTCCCGAGGCTGA